The bacterium genome includes the window TACAACATCACGGACCAGGAAGGCATCATCCACGTCCAGCTGGGTGACCAGACGATCGCCACGCGCACCATCCCGAACTTCAACCCTGGTACTCCACCCTGCGCTGGCGTCCTCCCCGCCATCTACGGCGACTACGCCCCCTGGTACCACTTCCTCCCCTGCCTCCTCCTAGGCCTCCTGGCCCTGGCGATTCGGGCGGGGAGAAGAGCGGCGCCCTATGCGACAAGGCGACGGTTGGCAGCAGCCGCGATGGTTCTCCTGCACCTCATCGCCTATGGCATCCCGACCGGCGTGCTGCTGGCCCCGGAGCCGGCCCACGCCACCGTCCCCTCGAACACGCGTTTCTACCACACGGATCACCTCGGCAGCACCGTGGTGATGACCTTCTGGGACGGAGCCACGCCGCAGACGAGTTACTACCGGCCTTTTGGCCAGGCAGCGACCGGAGGCGGCGCCACATTGCCCGAGGACTTCGGCTTTACGGGGCAGCGCTTCGAAGACGAGGTTGGGCTCTACGACTACGGGGCCCGGTGGTATGACCCGGCTCTTGGCCGCTTCCTGCAGCCCGATTCGATCGTTCCGGACCCTGCCGACCCCATGAGTTGGAACCCGTACTCGTATGTGCGGAACAACCCGGTCAACCGGATCGATCCGACTGGGAACGAAGACAGGGGATCATACCTTTCTGTTGGACAACCAAGTTTCTTCGGCTCCCTCATCGGTGGCTTTCGGGAAGCGGGAATCCGAGGGGTATCGTGGGGACTCTCGCGATTCCTCGACCAGCAGGCCGCCTCGAACCTCGACGCCTCGGAGAATATCTGGCGAAACTTCTACCAGAGCAGCTATTCCAGCCCGGATGATTTCCAGTCGGCGTTCCAGCGCACAAGCCTTCGGTCGGGCGGTCTTCGCGTTGGTTCTGCTTTCGCCTCGTTGGGTGCCGGTTTCACAGAGCCTCCGAATATCGGTGAAGCGGTCTTCTATCTTGCAACAGGAGGCGCCGGTGCGATCGAGCAGCGCTTTCTTCGAGGTGCGTCGAAGGCGGGGAAGCGGCTGCTACCTTTCCGAGATTCGGATCGGCTACAGGAGGTGAACAGAACTCTTGATCGCATCGAGTCGAGTGGCCCCTTCCCCTATAGGCGGGATGGGATTGTATTCCGGAATGACCAGGGAAGGCTGCCAGAGGGGAACTACCGAGAGTACACGGTCGAAACTCCAGGGGCACCCAATCGCGGCGCACGCCGTGTCGTCGTTGATCAGGACAGTGCCCGGAGCTTCTACACCGACGATCACTACGGATCGTTCACCGAGATTGATCCGAGGAGGCGCTAATGGCGCGGCCTGATCTGATGACCGCGTCCTGTCGATGCGTGCATTTCACCGATGAGGAAGAATTTGGGGCGGTTGTGACAACAGCCGATGGCTCGGGTCTATTGCTGATGGAGTGTGACGTCTCCAATGTCTCTGGGGACGATTCGCTCTTCCGGAAGCTTGCATCCGCGATGTCATTTCCTGACTACTTCGGAGGAAACTGGGACGCAGTTGACGAATGTCTCCGGGACTTGGAATGGCTCTCGGGCAAGGGCTATGTATTGTTGGTTCGGAACTCCCACCA containing:
- a CDS encoding barstar family protein, producing the protein MARPDLMTASCRCVHFTDEEEFGAVVTTADGSGLLLMECDVSNVSGDDSLFRKLASAMSFPDYFGGNWDAVDECLRDLEWLSGKGYVLLVRNSHQLWSTSPGSAGSLIESWLFCAEEWASKGVPFHLVFLL